The sequence CTCTAACAGCTGCTTTTTCGTCTGTTGTAACGACTTCAGCAATTCTCGTGAATTGGTTTTTCATGTTAACTTCTTACCTTAATGAAAGACAGAAAATATGATTTCCCTTGCTACAAATCCTCGAATTCTCCTTTGGAGAACCTTCTTCTCCGCGCTCATGATCAATCTACCATAGAGGCAGTTCATGTATAACACCACTACATACATACTCTCTATATTCAAATTACATAATATTGAAGCTGTGGACTGATGTCAAATTCCGAAGTAATTGTCGAATACTGCTGAATGGCATTTCCCCCCCCGCACAGATTCCGCAGGAATCAGCCTGACCGCAAGAATGTGTTCAAGGGTCAGTAAATCCCACAGGATCTGTTATTGCCTCTTCAGAAAAACAAGAGTTATTATCTTGTGCAAATCTTCTATGTTGCAGGGCTTTCTGAGAAAGAACACTCTGCCGTTCCGATTGAGCATGAGAAGCCCGACGTCCATCGATTTGACTTGATTATGAAGAAGCACAACAGTAGTTTTATGAAATATTGTGTAGTGGTTTGTCGATTCAATAATTGAAGGAGAAAAATATGCTCGACAGGTTGCGAGAAAAAATACTGGAATTCCGAGATCTGCGCGACTGGAAGCAGTTCCACGACCCAAAGAATCTGGCTGAAGCGATCTCAATTGAATCGGCTGAACTACTCGAAAACTTCCTATGGAAGACAAGTGACGAATCCAGGAATCTCAATGAAAAACAGAAAAAGGCAATAGGAGAGGAAATTGCTGATATAGCGATTTTTCTAACCATTCTAGCCCATGAAATGAAACTTGATATCGAACAAATCGTCAATCGAAAGCTCGATCTCAATGAGGCAAAGTATCCTGTTAATAAATCAAAGGGGTCAGCAGCGAAATACACTGAATTCTAATCCAATGATACCGAATTAAATAGTGACAGGCACGAATGGCACTAACTTAGCCCCATAGTAATGTTATTCATACAGATGCGTATTTCTTTTTCTTTCTGACGCCTTCAGTAGTAGCTTCGAGTATGAAGTTGGACAGTTTTCGCATTTCGTTAAGAGTTTCAACAACGATCCTGTTATTGTCAATTGCTTTCTGGTAGGCAACGGCTTGTGATGCACTAAGGTTAACTGTTACTGATTTACCAAGTTTCTTAAAAGTCCACTGATAGTATGGTCCATAGGTTTTCTTTCCATCTGAAGAGTTCGGATCGTTTCGTGTGATAATTCTCTCCAGGATAGTTCCCTGCATAATAAGATCAGTATCTGCAAGTTGTTGTTTCAGCAGTTCATATCGATCCATGAGTTCTTTTGTGGTCATATCTCTTTCCATGAAGGTTGTCCTTCCCGGTTGCGACTGGAGTATAATGTATTATAATATACAAGTATATATACTTGTATATTATAACGTGAAAGGATGATCATGAACAGGACACCGGACAGACTCAATGCAAGGATAAAGCAGCTGCAGAACTCTTCAATTATCAGGATCACGAGGGTATTCGGAAGATGGATACGATTACCGGAAGAGTTCGGACATCCACGACGCAAAAGGCTCTTTTTTTCCCTCACGGGTGTTCTGGATGTTTCTCTTTCAGGTACTTTCAACTGATGGTTCATGCAGGGAAGCGGTGAGACAGTTCCTTGTATGGATCGCAATGGAGAACTGTACTGCATCGCAGAATACCTCTGCATACACAAAAGCACGACAGAGGTTACGATTACCCGATCTTGAGGAAGTGAATGATTCTCTGATTGAACAACTGAATGATATGCGGCAACCGGAAGATCTTTGGATGGGCAGAGATGTAAAAGTCTTTGATGGATCATCTCTGTCCATGCCGGATACAGAGGAACTACAAGTTCTTTATCCTCAACCTAAATCACAGAAGAAGGGATGCGGGTTTTCCACCATGAGGATAATGGCGGCGTTTTCACTTGCTACAGGAGCTCTTATAACATTAACCCGAAGCGCGTTATCAATCGGTGAGAATACTCTGTTCCGGAACATGTGGGATATACTTAACCCTGGAGATGTTGTTCTTGCGGACAGGTATTTCTGCAACTACACGAATTTCTTCTATCTTGAACAGCACTATGTTGATTGTGTCATGCGGAACCATCAGAGGCGGACTGTCGGTCTTGATCTTATTGAAACAATCTCGAAAAATGACCGTATTATCGCGTGGCACAAGAACTCAACATGCCCGAAATGGCTTGAAAAAGAAGAATGGATAAAGCTCCCGAACAGGCTCATAGTAAGAGAGATAACTATCACAGTTAAAAGACAGGGCTTCAGAACAAAGAAGATCATTCTGGCTACAACCCTGCTTGATCCAATACTTTATCCAGCCGCAGACATAGCGGCGCTATATCTGCAACGGTGGAATGCGGAGCTATACCTTCGTGATATCAAAGTCTCCATGGGAATGAACCCACTCCGCTGCAAGTCTCCAGGCATGGTTCATAAGGAACTGCAGATGTATGTCATCGCATATAATCTCATCAGAATCATCATGTTTGAAGCAGCGCAGCTCGATGGAATATCCTGGAGAATCTTAAGCTTCAAGGGCACCATTGCTACTATAATCCACTGGACACCGATTATGCTGATCAGCTCATCCGCTCAAGCAGAGCAACTCTATCGTCTCATGTTGTCTTATATTGCAAGAGATAAGCTGCCGCAAAGACCCGGCAGAAGAGAACCACGAGCTATAAAACGAAGACAAGGAAGAGGATACAGCTTGCTTACAAAACCAAGAACGCAATTCAGTGAACTATCACATAAATCACAATATCGAAAGGCTTAAGTTAGTGACATTCGTGCCTGTCACTATTTAATGTTCAGCGAGTGACCTGCCACTCCTCCTCACTAATCTGAGACAGCCCTATCCCGTTGCTGAGGAGTGCTTCCTTTAACCAGTCCAGAGATTTCTCAAATCTGTCAAGCAGGACAGCAGTTCCGTCAATGGCTTTCAGTTCGAGTACATTTTTATTCTTGAAATAGGAACCTCTGCCAACCTTCAAACCTTCAAGCGGAAGGCTCACAGGTTTACCCTTTACAAGCAACATGATCAGAAAACCAAATTGCATATGAAACGGAGCCATCTTTCCCAGATTAAAATAGATGAACCTCTGATCGGTTACAATGCAACGTGTATGAACAGGAAATTTCATTTTCTTTCCCTGAAGCGAATACCGTTTCGTGTCAACCAGAATATTCTCTCCGGGATTCAGTTCTATCTTGGCAGCCATAGAATCTCCTTAATCGGTATCAATCACAATCATGTCCATCAGAACCAACGGGGCTGTTCTCTCCCGCAGTATCGAGGATTCCCTGGAATCTTGGATCATCCCGAAGGCTGGTCAAATCTTCATCCTGCTCAATCCATGCAGGATCTCCAAATCCCGCATCAACTGCTCCCTGAAGCCATGTGAAAGCTTCTTCGATATTTCCCTCAAGAGCCTCAAAGCACGCCAGATTATACTTGACCAGGTAGTCCAGAATCTCTATGGCTTTGAGAGCAACCAGATCGGAAGCTTCCTCCTGAAAAGTCTCTTCGATCATGGAATGAGCTTCAATGAGAATTTCGTAAGCTCCTTCAGCAAATGTTCCCGTCTCGCGATTGAAAGAAGCGTTCATCTGTTCATTGATCTCATCTACGGTATACGCCTGAACCGTGCCGATTACAGCAAACATTATCATCGCTGCTGCTGAAAGCAATTTCATCTTAACTCCGTTCTTCTGTTTTCCATTTGAAACCCTTCACAGGATTACTTACATACATGTATTATACAGCAACCATATCTATTGTTCCA is a genomic window of Candidatus Aegiribacteria sp. containing:
- a CDS encoding IS4 family transposase, which translates into the protein MFLFQVLSTDGSCREAVRQFLVWIAMENCTASQNTSAYTKARQRLRLPDLEEVNDSLIEQLNDMRQPEDLWMGRDVKVFDGSSLSMPDTEELQVLYPQPKSQKKGCGFSTMRIMAAFSLATGALITLTRSALSIGENTLFRNMWDILNPGDVVLADRYFCNYTNFFYLEQHYVDCVMRNHQRRTVGLDLIETISKNDRIIAWHKNSTCPKWLEKEEWIKLPNRLIVREITITVKRQGFRTKKIILATTLLDPILYPAADIAALYLQRWNAELYLRDIKVSMGMNPLRCKSPGMVHKELQMYVIAYNLIRIIMFEAAQLDGISWRILSFKGTIATIIHWTPIMLISSSAQAEQLYRLMLSYIARDKLPQRPGRREPRAIKRRQGRGYSLLTKPRTQFSELSHKSQYRKA
- a CDS encoding nucleotide pyrophosphohydrolase, which translates into the protein MLDRLREKILEFRDLRDWKQFHDPKNLAEAISIESAELLENFLWKTSDESRNLNEKQKKAIGEEIADIAIFLTILAHEMKLDIEQIVNRKLDLNEAKYPVNKSKGSAAKYTEF